A region from the Citrobacter telavivensis genome encodes:
- a CDS encoding AsmA family protein, whose product MTKAGKITTVITGTFLLLIVVVIVLIATFDWNRLKPTINQKVSTELNRPFAIRGDLGVVWERQKQETGWRSWVPWPHVHAEDIILGNPPDIPEVTMVHLPRVEATLAPLALLSKTVWLPWIKLVKPDARLIRLSEKNNNWTFDLAGAENKDANAKPSAWSFRLDTILFDQGRIAIDDKVSKADIEILVDPLGKPLPFSEVTGSKAKGDNAKVEDYVFGLKAQGRYNGEPLTGTGKMGGMLALRSEGAAFPVQADLRSGNTRVALVGVVKDPMKMGGVDLQLKFSGDSLGELYDLTGVLLPDTPPFETDGRLVAKIDTNASSVFDYREFNGRIGDSDIHGSLTYTTGKPRPKLEGDVESRQLRLADLGPLIGVDSGKGAEKAQRSEQKKGEKSIQPADKVLPYDRFETDKWNVMDADVRFKGRRIEHGSSLPIRDLSTHIILQNADLRLQPLKFGLAGGSISSTIHLEGDKKPMQGRADIQARRLKLKELMPNVELMQKTLGEMNGDAELRGSGNSVAALLGNSNGNLKLLMNDGLISRNLMEIVGLNVGNYIVGQIFGDDEVRVNCAAANLDIVNGVARPQIFAFDTENALINVTGTASFASEQLDLTIDPESKGIRIITLRSPLYVRGTFKEPQAGVKAGPLIARGAVAAALATLVTPAAALLALISPSEGDANQCRMILSQMKK is encoded by the coding sequence ATGACCAAAGCCGGAAAAATAACGACAGTAATAACAGGGACTTTCTTGTTGTTGATCGTTGTCGTTATCGTACTGATAGCGACATTTGACTGGAACCGCCTCAAACCGACCATCAACCAGAAAGTCTCTACCGAACTTAACCGACCGTTCGCCATTCGTGGTGATTTGGGGGTCGTCTGGGAGCGCCAAAAGCAGGAGACCGGCTGGCGCAGTTGGGTGCCGTGGCCGCACGTGCATGCTGAAGATATTATCCTCGGCAATCCCCCCGATATTCCCGAAGTGACGATGGTGCACCTTCCCCGCGTCGAAGCGACGCTCGCCCCGCTGGCGCTATTAAGCAAAACCGTCTGGCTGCCGTGGATCAAACTGGTGAAACCCGATGCGCGGCTGATTCGCCTGTCTGAGAAGAACAATAACTGGACATTTGACTTGGCAGGCGCAGAAAACAAAGACGCCAATGCCAAACCTTCTGCCTGGTCTTTCCGGCTGGACACGATTCTCTTCGATCAGGGGCGGATCGCCATTGACGATAAGGTCAGCAAAGCGGATATCGAGATCCTGGTCGATCCGCTGGGCAAGCCGTTGCCGTTCAGTGAAGTCACGGGAAGCAAAGCAAAAGGCGATAACGCGAAGGTTGAAGATTACGTGTTTGGCCTGAAGGCACAGGGGCGATACAACGGCGAACCGCTTACTGGAACGGGAAAGATGGGCGGTATGCTGGCGCTGCGTAGCGAAGGCGCCGCGTTTCCAGTGCAGGCTGATTTACGCTCCGGCAATACCCGAGTGGCGCTGGTGGGCGTGGTTAAGGACCCAATGAAGATGGGCGGCGTCGATCTGCAACTGAAATTCTCCGGGGATTCACTGGGCGAGCTGTACGATCTGACGGGGGTGCTGCTGCCGGATACGCCGCCGTTCGAAACGGACGGTCGGCTGGTGGCGAAAATCGATACCAACGCCTCGTCAGTGTTTGACTACCGGGAGTTCAATGGGCGAATCGGCGACAGCGATATTCACGGCTCGCTGACCTATACGACGGGGAAACCGCGTCCGAAACTGGAAGGCGACGTGGAATCACGCCAGCTCAGGCTGGCGGATCTGGGGCCGCTGATCGGCGTTGATTCCGGTAAAGGCGCGGAGAAAGCGCAGCGCTCAGAACAGAAAAAGGGCGAAAAGAGCATACAGCCAGCGGACAAAGTGCTGCCCTATGACCGCTTCGAAACGGACAAATGGAACGTGATGGACGCCGACGTGCGCTTCAAAGGGCGGCGTATTGAACATGGCAGCAGTCTGCCGATCCGCGATCTCTCAACCCACATCATTCTGCAGAATGCTGACCTGCGCCTGCAACCGCTGAAGTTTGGTCTGGCGGGTGGCAGCATCAGTTCAACGATTCATCTGGAAGGCGACAAAAAGCCGATGCAGGGGCGCGCAGATATTCAGGCGCGGCGCTTAAAACTGAAAGAACTGATGCCGAACGTCGAACTGATGCAGAAAACGCTGGGTGAAATGAACGGTGACGCCGAACTTCGCGGCAGCGGGAACTCCGTGGCGGCGCTGCTGGGCAACAGCAATGGCAACCTGAAACTGCTGATGAACGACGGGTTGATCAGCCGCAACCTGATGGAGATCGTTGGCCTGAACGTCGGGAACTACATTGTCGGGCAGATCTTTGGCGATGACGAAGTGCGGGTCAACTGTGCGGCGGCGAATCTCGATATTGTGAACGGCGTGGCGCGTCCGCAAATTTTTGCATTCGACACCGAAAATGCGTTGATCAACGTCACCGGGACGGCGAGCTTTGCCTCAGAACAGCTGGATTTGACCATCGACCCGGAGAGCAAAGGTATCCGCATCATTACCTTGCGTTCACCGCTGTACGTGCGTGGGACGTTTAAGGAGCCGCAGGCGGGGGTAAAAGCCGGGCCGTTGATTGCCCGTGGCGCGGTGGCTGCGGCGCTGGCGACGTTAGTGACGCCCGCCGCCGCGCTGCTGGCACTGATTTCACCCTCGGAAGGGGATGCCAATCAGTGCCGGATGATTTTATCGCAGATGAAGAAATGA
- a CDS encoding SDR family oxidoreductase yields the protein MTQRIALVTGGSRGLGKNAALKLADKGTDILFTYHSQQQAALDVVAEIEQKGRKAAAIQLNVGDTAGFVAFAAEVKTQLQTRWNRQTFDYLVNNAGIGLYAPFADTSEEMFDELMRIHFKGPFFLTQHLLPLINEGGRILNVSTGLARFALPGYAAYASMKGAMEVLTRYQAKELGARGISVNAIAPGAIETDFGGGRLRDNKELNAYVASQTALGRAGLPDDIGDAIAALLSDELAWMTAQRIEVSGGMFL from the coding sequence ATGACGCAACGTATCGCATTGGTGACCGGCGGGAGCCGCGGACTGGGTAAAAACGCCGCGCTTAAGCTGGCGGACAAAGGAACGGATATTCTCTTTACCTATCACAGCCAACAGCAGGCAGCGCTGGATGTCGTCGCTGAAATTGAGCAAAAGGGCAGGAAAGCGGCGGCAATTCAACTGAATGTCGGTGATACGGCTGGCTTTGTCGCTTTCGCCGCCGAGGTGAAAACGCAGTTGCAAACCCGCTGGAATCGACAGACGTTTGATTATTTAGTGAACAATGCCGGAATCGGCTTATATGCGCCCTTTGCCGACACGTCAGAAGAGATGTTTGACGAACTGATGCGCATCCATTTTAAAGGCCCGTTTTTCCTGACGCAGCACCTGCTGCCGCTGATCAACGAAGGCGGGCGTATTCTTAATGTTTCAACCGGGCTGGCGCGTTTTGCGTTGCCGGGGTACGCCGCCTACGCATCCATGAAGGGGGCGATGGAAGTGCTGACACGTTACCAGGCGAAAGAACTTGGCGCGCGTGGGATCTCGGTCAACGCCATCGCGCCCGGCGCGATTGAAACCGACTTTGGCGGTGGACGCCTGCGGGATAATAAAGAGCTGAATGCGTACGTGGCGTCGCAAACGGCCCTGGGCCGCGCCGGTCTTCCCGATGATATTGGCGATGCGATCGCCGCGTTACTCAGCGACGAGCTGGCCTGGATGACGGCGCAGCGTATCGAAGTTTCGGGAGGAATGTTCCTGTAA
- the yhjD gene encoding inner membrane protein YhjD: MMQDNDVKRPTEELEHDPVRKVDTAGAAKHEMKNAASEKLKTVTTTVEKIQRIPVIAHLLRAAERFNDRLGNQFGAAITYFSFLSMIPILMVSFAAAGFILASHPTLLQDIFNKILMNVSDPTLAATLKSTINTAVQQRTTVGLVGLGIALYSGINWMGNLREAIRAQSRDVWERTPQDQEKIWIKYLRDFISLIGLLIALIVTLSITSVAGSAQQMIISALYLDSIEWLKPTWRLIGLAISIFANYLLFFWIFWRLPRHRPRKKALIRGTLIAAIGFEVIKIIMTWTLPALVKSPSGAAFGSVLGLMAFFYFFARLTLFCAAWIATAEYKDDPRMPGKTHR; encoded by the coding sequence ATGATGCAGGATAACGACGTAAAACGCCCCACTGAGGAACTTGAACACGACCCGGTACGCAAAGTCGACACAGCCGGGGCCGCAAAGCACGAGATGAAAAACGCCGCCAGCGAGAAGCTGAAAACGGTGACCACCACCGTCGAAAAAATCCAGCGCATCCCGGTGATTGCGCACCTGCTCCGCGCGGCAGAACGCTTTAACGATCGGTTAGGGAATCAGTTCGGCGCGGCCATCACCTACTTCTCGTTTTTGTCGATGATCCCCATCCTGATGGTGTCGTTTGCCGCCGCGGGCTTTATTCTCGCCTCACATCCCACGCTGTTGCAGGACATCTTCAATAAAATCCTGATGAACGTCAGCGACCCGACGCTTGCCGCTACGCTGAAAAGCACCATCAATACGGCTGTCCAGCAGCGTACCACCGTCGGCCTGGTCGGATTAGGGATTGCCCTCTACTCCGGGATTAACTGGATGGGTAACCTGCGCGAGGCGATACGCGCCCAGTCGCGGGACGTCTGGGAACGCACGCCACAGGATCAGGAGAAAATCTGGATCAAATACCTGCGTGATTTTATCTCGCTGATTGGCCTGTTGATTGCGCTGATTGTGACGCTGTCGATCACCTCGGTCGCCGGTTCAGCGCAGCAGATGATTATCTCTGCCCTCTACCTCGACAGCATAGAGTGGCTGAAGCCCACCTGGCGGCTGATTGGCCTGGCGATCTCTATTTTCGCTAACTATCTGCTGTTCTTCTGGATTTTCTGGCGTTTGCCGCGTCACCGCCCGCGTAAAAAGGCGTTGATTCGCGGTACGCTGATTGCGGCGATTGGCTTTGAAGTCATTAAAATCATCATGACCTGGACCCTGCCGGCGCTGGTGAAATCGCCCTCCGGCGCGGCGTTTGGTTCCGTGCTGGGGCTGATGGCGTTCTTCTACTTTTTCGCGCGCCTGACGCTGTTCTGCGCGGCGTGGATTGCGACCGCCGAGTACAAAGACGATCCCCGGATGCCAGGCAAAACGCACCGTTGA
- the treF gene encoding alpha,alpha-trehalase TreF — protein sequence MINQKLQHAPSEEFTIDVDLFYETDPCELKLDEMIEAEPEPEMIEGLPASDALTPADRYLELFEHVQCSKIFADSKTFPDCAPKMDPLDILIRYRKVRRHRDFDLRRFVENHFWLPEEYGTEYVSNPENSLKEHIDQLWPVLTREPQDHIPWSSLLALPQSYIVPGGRFSETYYWDSYFTMLGLAESGREDLLKCMADNFAWMIENYGHIPNGNRTYYLSRSQPPVFALMVELFEEDGVRGARRYLDHLKMEYAFWMDGAESLVLNQAYRHVVRMPDGSLLNRYWDDRDTPRDESWLEDVETAKHSGRPPNEVYRDLRAGAASGWDYSSRWLRDAGRLASIRTTQFIPIDLNAFLFKLESAIANISALKGERDVEAQFRQKASNRRAAINRYLWDEENGCYRDYDWRREQMALFSAASIVPLYVGMATHEQADRLGDTVRTRLLTPGGIMASEYETGEQWDKPNGWAPLQWMAIQGFKMYGDDALGDEIAHSWLQTVNHFYQQHHKLIEKYHIASGTPREGGGGEYPLQDGFGWTNGVARRLIGLYGEP from the coding sequence ATGATCAACCAGAAACTGCAACACGCCCCGTCAGAGGAATTCACGATCGACGTCGATCTTTTCTACGAAACGGATCCGTGCGAGTTAAAGCTGGATGAGATGATCGAGGCAGAGCCGGAACCTGAGATGATCGAGGGGCTTCCCGCCTCTGACGCGCTGACGCCAGCCGACCGTTATCTGGAACTCTTCGAGCACGTTCAGTGCTCAAAGATTTTTGCCGACAGCAAAACCTTTCCTGACTGCGCGCCAAAAATGGATCCGCTCGATATCCTGATTCGCTACCGTAAAGTCCGCCGTCATCGGGACTTCGACCTGCGACGCTTTGTTGAAAATCATTTCTGGCTGCCGGAAGAGTACGGTACCGAATATGTCTCCAATCCCGAAAATTCCCTGAAAGAGCATATCGACCAGCTGTGGCCGGTGCTAACCCGTGAACCGCAGGATCACATTCCGTGGTCATCGCTGCTGGCACTGCCGCAGTCCTATATCGTACCGGGTGGTCGATTCAGCGAAACCTACTACTGGGACTCCTATTTCACCATGCTGGGCCTCGCGGAAAGCGGTCGGGAAGACCTGCTGAAGTGTATGGCGGATAACTTCGCATGGATGATTGAAAACTACGGTCACATTCCGAACGGCAACCGCACCTATTATCTCAGCCGCTCGCAGCCGCCGGTGTTTGCGCTGATGGTCGAGCTGTTCGAGGAGGACGGCGTACGCGGCGCACGGCGCTACCTCGATCATCTGAAAATGGAGTATGCCTTCTGGATGGACGGCGCAGAGTCGCTGGTGCTCAATCAGGCCTATCGTCATGTCGTCAGGATGCCGGACGGTTCCCTGCTCAACCGCTATTGGGATGACCGCGACACGCCGCGCGATGAGTCATGGCTGGAGGATGTGGAAACCGCCAAACACTCAGGACGTCCACCGAACGAGGTGTATCGCGATCTGCGTGCGGGCGCGGCATCCGGCTGGGATTATTCCTCCCGCTGGCTACGCGACGCCGGACGACTGGCAAGCATTCGCACTACGCAGTTTATCCCTATCGATCTCAACGCGTTCCTGTTCAAACTGGAGAGCGCTATTGCCAATATCTCGGCGCTGAAAGGGGAGCGCGACGTTGAAGCGCAGTTCCGCCAGAAGGCGAGCAACCGGCGGGCTGCCATCAATCGCTATTTGTGGGATGAGGAAAATGGCTGCTACCGCGACTATGACTGGCGGCGTGAGCAAATGGCGCTGTTTTCTGCCGCCAGCATCGTTCCGCTCTACGTCGGGATGGCGACCCATGAACAGGCCGATCGGCTGGGAGATACCGTGCGTACCCGTCTGTTGACCCCCGGCGGTATTATGGCCTCCGAATACGAAACGGGCGAACAGTGGGATAAACCCAACGGCTGGGCACCGCTACAGTGGATGGCGATTCAGGGCTTTAAGATGTACGGCGATGATGCGTTGGGAGATGAAATCGCCCATAGCTGGCTCCAGACGGTGAATCACTTTTATCAGCAGCACCATAAGCTCATTGAGAAATACCACATCGCCAGCGGCACCCCGCGCGAAGGCGGCGGCGGGGAATATCCGTTGCAGGATGGCTTTGGCTGGACCAACGGCGTCGCGCGCCGCTTAATCGGGTTGTATGGGGAGCCGTAA
- a CDS encoding c-type cytochrome produces MKIITRLTAIAIAGIVICYLGLSGYVWYHEKQRSQAASVQASTREENNQVLGFLREKGCDYCHTPSAELPFYSSFPIAKQLMNYDIQLGYKSFNLEAVRAALLADEPVSQSDLNKIEWVMQYETMPPTRYTALHWAGKVSDEEREAMLGWIATQREQYYASNDTASQHRNEPVQPIPETLPTDAQKVALGFTLYHDPRLSGDSTISCAHCHALNAGGVDGRKTSIGVGGAIGPINAPTVFNSVFNVEQFWDGRAPTLQAQAGGPPLNPIEMASKSWDEIIGKLDKDPILKQQFLAVYPQGFSGETITDAIAEFEKTLITPNSPFDNWLRGDENALTAKQKHGYQLFKDNKCATCHGGMILGGRSFEPLGLKKDFNFGEITAADIGRMNVTNEMRDKLRQKVPSLRNVALTAPYFHRGDVPTLDGAVKLMLRYQVGKEIPQEDIDDIVAFLESQTGVYTPYMQGK; encoded by the coding sequence ATGAAAATCATTACCCGACTTACTGCGATTGCCATAGCAGGCATCGTTATCTGTTATTTAGGATTATCCGGTTACGTTTGGTATCACGAAAAACAACGCAGTCAGGCTGCTTCCGTTCAGGCTTCAACGCGGGAAGAAAATAATCAGGTTCTGGGATTTTTACGTGAGAAAGGATGCGATTATTGTCATACCCCTTCCGCAGAATTACCGTTTTATTCCTCTTTTCCCATCGCGAAACAGTTGATGAATTACGATATTCAACTGGGTTATAAATCCTTCAACCTTGAAGCCGTTCGCGCCGCGCTGCTGGCGGATGAACCCGTTTCACAGAGCGATCTCAATAAAATTGAATGGGTGATGCAGTATGAAACCATGCCGCCAACCCGCTACACCGCGCTGCACTGGGCGGGGAAGGTGAGTGATGAGGAACGGGAAGCGATGCTTGGCTGGATTGCGACACAACGTGAGCAGTATTACGCCAGCAATGACACGGCCAGCCAACATCGCAATGAGCCAGTGCAGCCGATTCCTGAAACGTTGCCGACCGATGCACAGAAAGTGGCACTCGGTTTTACCCTTTATCACGATCCGCGTTTGTCAGGCGACAGCACTATCTCTTGTGCGCATTGTCATGCCCTGAATGCGGGAGGCGTGGATGGGCGGAAGACATCGATTGGCGTCGGCGGTGCGATTGGACCGATCAACGCGCCAACGGTATTCAACTCGGTCTTTAACGTGGAGCAGTTCTGGGATGGTCGTGCGCCAACGCTGCAGGCACAGGCGGGGGGACCGCCATTGAACCCGATAGAAATGGCGTCGAAATCCTGGGATGAAATCATCGGTAAACTTGACAAGGATCCCATCCTGAAACAGCAGTTCCTCGCGGTCTATCCGCAGGGATTCAGCGGTGAAACGATTACCGATGCGATTGCAGAGTTCGAGAAAACGTTGATCACGCCTAATTCTCCGTTTGATAACTGGTTGCGCGGTGATGAAAACGCACTGACGGCTAAACAGAAGCATGGCTATCAATTGTTTAAAGACAATAAATGCGCCACCTGCCATGGTGGGATGATTCTGGGGGGGCGTTCATTTGAACCGCTGGGTCTGAAGAAAGACTTTAATTTTGGTGAGATTACCGCAGCCGATATTGGTCGAATGAACGTGACCAATGAAATGCGCGATAAATTACGCCAGAAAGTCCCGAGTCTGCGTAACGTTGCGCTCACGGCACCGTATTTCCACCGCGGCGATGTCCCGACGCTGGATGGGGCGGTTAAGTTGATGCTGCGTTATCAGGTGGGGAAAGAGATCCCGCAGGAAGATATCGATGATATTGTCGCCTTCCTTGAGAGTCAGACCGGAGTGTATACGCCGTATATGCAGGGTAAATGA
- a CDS encoding LysR family transcriptional regulator produces the protein MDKIHAMQLFIRVAELESFSRAADTLGLPKGSVSRQIQALENHLGTQLLHRTTRRVQLTQDGMVYYERAKDLLSNLDELDGLFQHDPTSISGKLRVDMPVGVARNLVIPRLPAFLQQYPGIELELSSSDRLVDLIREGFDCVVRVGTLKDSGLIARPLGKLTVINCASPQYLARFGYPESLEDLASHAVVHYSLNLGTRPPGFEIATSSGTQWIKTGGTLTVNSTETYHAACLAGLGIIQVPRVGVREALRSGTLVEVLPQYRASPMPVSLLYPHRRNLSRRVHLFMEWLTGVMKDYVD, from the coding sequence ATGGATAAAATTCATGCAATGCAGTTATTCATTCGTGTCGCGGAGCTGGAGAGTTTTTCTCGCGCTGCCGACACCCTGGGACTCCCTAAAGGTAGCGTATCGCGCCAGATTCAGGCGCTGGAGAACCATCTGGGGACTCAGCTTTTGCACCGCACCACGCGGCGGGTACAACTGACGCAAGACGGCATGGTCTACTACGAGCGGGCGAAAGACTTGTTGAGCAATCTGGATGAACTGGATGGTCTGTTTCAGCACGATCCCACCAGTATCAGCGGCAAATTACGGGTCGATATGCCGGTTGGCGTCGCACGAAATCTGGTGATCCCTCGACTGCCCGCCTTTTTACAGCAGTATCCGGGAATCGAGCTGGAGCTCAGCAGCAGCGATCGGCTGGTGGATTTGATCCGCGAAGGTTTTGACTGCGTGGTGCGGGTCGGCACGCTAAAGGATTCCGGTCTGATCGCACGCCCGCTGGGCAAGCTTACCGTGATCAACTGCGCCAGCCCGCAGTACCTGGCGCGTTTTGGCTATCCGGAAAGCCTGGAGGATCTCGCTTCCCACGCGGTGGTGCACTACTCGCTAAACCTGGGGACACGACCGCCGGGTTTTGAAATCGCCACCAGCAGCGGGACGCAGTGGATAAAAACCGGCGGTACCCTGACGGTAAACAGCACCGAAACCTATCACGCCGCCTGTCTGGCAGGGCTGGGAATTATTCAGGTTCCTCGTGTCGGGGTTCGTGAGGCGTTACGCAGCGGTACACTCGTTGAGGTGCTCCCACAATACCGCGCCTCGCCGATGCCGGTATCGCTGCTCTACCCACACCGGCGTAATCTTTCACGCCGCGTGCACCTGTTTATGGAGTGGCTGACCGGCGTGATGAAGGACTACGTGGACTGA
- a CDS encoding DNA-binding response regulator has product MQIIMFDRQSIFIHGMKISLQQRIPGVSIQGVSQADELWYKLEENPEALLMLDGDLDGEFCRWLLQKTVQQFPLVKILIIATDCGKKGLQELAQYNVLAIIPRDSEPEKFALAINSVAMGMMFLPGEWLTMPPTECRDINALSARQREILAMLASGESNKEIGRALNISTGTVKAHLESLYRRLDVKNRTQAAMLLVQS; this is encoded by the coding sequence ATGCAAATCATCATGTTTGACAGGCAGTCAATATTTATTCATGGAATGAAAATCAGTTTACAACAGCGAATTCCAGGAGTGAGTATTCAGGGTGTCAGTCAGGCCGATGAACTCTGGTACAAACTGGAAGAGAACCCGGAAGCCCTGCTTATGCTGGACGGCGATCTTGACGGCGAATTCTGCCGTTGGCTTCTGCAAAAAACGGTGCAACAGTTTCCACTCGTCAAAATCTTAATTATCGCGACAGACTGCGGTAAAAAAGGGTTGCAGGAGCTGGCGCAATATAACGTTTTGGCCATTATTCCACGCGATTCTGAGCCGGAAAAATTTGCGCTGGCGATCAATAGCGTCGCGATGGGGATGATGTTTTTACCCGGCGAATGGTTAACGATGCCGCCCACAGAATGCCGCGATATTAATGCGCTAAGCGCTCGTCAACGAGAGATTCTCGCGATGCTGGCGTCAGGTGAGTCAAATAAGGAAATTGGCCGTGCGCTAAATATTAGTACCGGAACGGTGAAGGCGCATCTTGAATCACTCTATCGCCGACTGGATGTTAAAAATCGCACCCAGGCGGCCATGCTGTTGGTTCAGTCGTAA
- a CDS encoding GNAT family N-acetyltransferase codes for MPILKTARLTCRPIAPADWPFFLALQQDRNVMRHVADARSEGEIREAFDSRLPAWHPGDPHWLCLILCDNETHNPLGVTGYIHRAEACAEVGFLLAPDAQGKGYGTESLRAVCDYAFTRGGLRRLTACVTEGNQASRHVLEKVGFVLEGTLRESYWLQQRWQNDWLLGLLKQEYITTAGSPVVI; via the coding sequence GTGCCCATACTGAAAACAGCCCGTCTGACCTGCCGCCCTATCGCTCCTGCCGACTGGCCTTTTTTTCTCGCACTCCAGCAAGATAGGAATGTGATGCGCCATGTGGCAGACGCGCGAAGCGAGGGCGAGATTCGGGAAGCGTTCGATTCTCGCTTACCGGCATGGCATCCGGGTGACCCGCACTGGCTGTGTCTGATCCTGTGCGATAACGAAACCCACAATCCCCTCGGTGTGACGGGCTACATTCATCGCGCAGAAGCGTGTGCCGAGGTTGGCTTTTTGTTGGCGCCTGACGCGCAGGGAAAGGGTTACGGGACAGAATCGTTACGGGCCGTCTGTGATTACGCATTTACCCGCGGTGGCCTGCGCCGTCTGACCGCCTGCGTTACTGAAGGTAATCAGGCTTCCAGGCATGTGCTGGAGAAAGTGGGATTTGTACTGGAAGGCACGCTCAGGGAGAGCTACTGGCTGCAACAGCGCTGGCAGAATGACTGGCTGCTGGGGTTATTAAAACAGGAATATATTACGACCGCAGGATCTCCGGTCGTAATATAA
- a CDS encoding MFS transporter, with product MQATATTLDNEQEHTPVNSRNKVVVASLIGTAIEFFDFYIYATAAVIVFPHIFFPQGDPTAATLQSLATFAIAFVARPIGSALFGHFGDRVGRKVTLVASLLTMGISTVIIGLLPGYATIGIFAPLLLALARFGQGLGLGGEWGGAALLATENAPPRKRALYGSFPQLGAPIGFFFANGTFLLLSWLLTDEQFMNWGWRVPFIFSAVLVIIGLYVRVSLHETPVFAKVAAAKKQVKIPLGTLLTKHVRVTILGTFIMLATYTLFYIMTVYSMTFSTAAAPVGLGLPRNEVLWMLMMAVIGFGVMVPVAGLLADAFGRRKSMVIITTMIILFALFAFKPLLGSGNPALVFAFLLLGLSLMGLTFGPMGALLPELFPTEVRYTGASFSYNVSSILGASVAPYIAAWLQSNYGLAAVGTYLASMAALTLIALLLTHETRHQSL from the coding sequence ATGCAAGCAACCGCCACCACACTCGATAACGAGCAGGAACATACCCCGGTCAATTCGCGCAATAAAGTTGTCGTCGCCTCGCTCATTGGCACTGCCATTGAGTTCTTCGACTTCTACATCTATGCGACCGCCGCCGTGATTGTCTTCCCGCACATCTTCTTCCCGCAGGGCGACCCGACGGCGGCAACGCTACAGTCGCTCGCCACGTTCGCTATCGCCTTTGTCGCGCGCCCGATTGGTTCCGCGCTCTTCGGCCACTTTGGCGACCGGGTAGGGCGTAAAGTGACGCTGGTGGCGTCTTTGCTGACAATGGGGATCTCGACGGTGATCATCGGCCTGCTGCCTGGCTACGCCACCATTGGCATCTTCGCCCCGCTGCTGCTGGCGCTGGCACGTTTTGGTCAGGGGCTGGGACTGGGCGGAGAATGGGGCGGCGCGGCGCTGCTGGCGACGGAGAATGCCCCGCCGCGTAAGCGTGCGCTGTACGGCTCGTTCCCGCAGTTGGGCGCCCCCATTGGCTTCTTCTTTGCCAACGGCACCTTCCTGCTGCTCTCCTGGCTGCTGACCGATGAGCAGTTCATGAACTGGGGCTGGCGCGTGCCGTTTATCTTCTCGGCGGTGCTGGTGATTATCGGTCTGTATGTCCGCGTGTCGCTGCATGAGACACCGGTCTTCGCCAAAGTGGCTGCCGCGAAAAAGCAGGTGAAAATCCCGCTCGGAACCCTGCTGACCAAACACGTTCGCGTGACGATCCTTGGCACGTTCATCATGCTGGCGACCTATACGCTGTTTTATATCATGACCGTGTATTCGATGACGTTCAGTACCGCCGCTGCGCCGGTCGGTCTGGGCCTGCCGCGTAATGAAGTGTTGTGGATGCTGATGATGGCGGTCATTGGCTTTGGCGTGATGGTGCCGGTTGCTGGCCTGCTCGCTGACGCCTTTGGTCGTCGCAAGAGCATGGTCATCATCACCACGATGATTATCCTGTTCGCGCTGTTCGCCTTTAAACCGCTGCTGGGATCCGGCAATCCGGCGCTGGTCTTCGCCTTCCTGCTGCTGGGGCTGAGTCTGATGGGGTTGACGTTTGGGCCGATGGGCGCACTGCTGCCTGAACTGTTCCCGACCGAAGTGCGCTACACCGGCGCATCGTTCTCCTATAATGTCTCTTCGATTCTGGGCGCGTCCGTTGCGCCGTATATCGCTGCATGGTTACAGTCCAACTATGGGCTGGCGGCCGTGGGGACCTATCTCGCGTCTATGGCGGCGTTAACGCTGATCGCGCTGCTGTTAACCCATGAGACGCGTCACCAGTCGCTGTAA